A stretch of DNA from Lotus japonicus ecotype B-129 chromosome 4, LjGifu_v1.2:
atatttattaatttgctGAGATTCCACCTTGTAAATCAACTCCTAAACCTAATTGGGCCCGTACTTAGTGCATCCCCTCCAGCACTTTCAAAATTGTTTTGTAAATTGATAACCAAACAATAGATGAAATTAAAAGTTGTGCTATGATTAAATTACTCACACTTGTTCGTATTATCTATCATGTCTTAATGTGCATCAAATGCATTCATAGTGAGCTTATATAAGCAATAATCATTCTTCATCTTAATAAATTGGTAAACTTAGACATTTTCTTTCGACTTTTGTAATTTAACCTACTTTCCTGTCAATATATTGACAATCAACATGAAAGCAAATATGTAAAAGCAATGTTTTGGGTTAACGAAAGAACACAGCTTATTCAGTTCACCAATTGAGTTTATTAGTTTCATTTGGCAAGGTCAAATTGTTAAGTGTCACTTGGGGGCTTGAAAGGATAAGATGAATTTTCCTCATaagccatgcattccatttggTTGGCAATTAATTAAGTGGAATCCACCTCCAAAATCTCCCAAAATTAGTTAAAGCAGAAAAAATCTTATCATTTCTCAGGCAACTGCACGTAACAcgttgaaaaggaaaaagaaagacaagaggaGCACTTGCCTCAACATCATTGCTTTTTCTTACCCACTAAACTTTGAGTCCatcaatttatatttttcagTTATATATCTCTCTCAAATTGGCATGCAATATTTGGTGTTATCAAATTATTTATTCCGAGTAAACTGCCTTGCCCACTTGAAGAAATTACACGTCAGAAACCATTCAAAGATCTCGACCAATGTACTGAATTGATATGATTTCAGACTCTACGTACGCCACTAATTAAGATCACACCAAGCCATTATAACATCTTGTTACTTGCTCTTTATTTTCTTATGATTATGTGCATTATGGTAGCTCATAGAGATTCATTCTCGCATGTTGTAAGTGCCGTTTGTCAATCTTTTGAGTTTTATTCCATACAcctttaacaaaaataaaaaaatgaatatttatttctatttaGTGCTATAGTACATATTTTGACTATGAAGCACAAATAGAAACACGGGCACACCAACATGTGTAATTTttagaatataaaatattaCTTGAGGTACAAGTGTTGTTAATCACTTAATCTTAACCACCTACTCAAGGTTTTATGTTCAATATTATTAGCTCCTCTCACATCTCATGATCTTACTTGATACACCTTTATACATACACATTGTGTTGGATTTCTTTTTACCAGAGGAAAACtaacaaacaaaaacaaacagcTACATCAAAGTATCAAGACATAACAACTCCATATATAATAAAAGAGGGTGAAAGTCTCCAAACAGTACGTTAAGCACCATCCCAAGACACCCGTCAAGTTAGGCAATCTGCAGTATTATATTGTTCTTCTCTCTCGGCACATAGTTAATAATGACTTTCAATCCCATGAAAGAATGGATCTAGTTCTAGCAATAGTATCGCTTGCCCAAAACAAAGACACATCCACATTCTTTTGAAGGACTATACCACATTATCACAATAAGAGAAACATAGAGTATCACGATGGCCAAAGATCTCAAGCAAGTTGCAGGACAAGCTCCACATCCAGCATTTCAGCTAGGCAAGCACTCCCGTGGCCTAAGCTTAGAGCACCCTCAGACAACTACGAACCATGGATTTCCTGGATCACCGCACCCATTGTCTAATTAGGTTTAAAGATGAATGTaggaaaaaacaatatttttcaataaatgAGTTGGAGTCCTAGGTTAATCTTTCTTTACATGATTTAAATTGAGTTGGAGTCCTAGGTTAATCTTGCTCAAGTTAGCTTGTAGCTTGTCTCTTtctatcttcttctttctctttgtattgggttgaagtaccccttgtacttctattcaatatatttcttatggcttatcaaaaaaaaatttttaaATTGAGTTGGAAACATAATGAACATTTTAATGGAGAATGTGTCATATAAATGTCATGCCTTATTAGATTTTAGAGTGTTGGTTAAATATCTAGTGTCATTACTTGTTGCGTTTGATTGTAATAATGAAACAAGTTCACATCAAGATCGTTAAATGAAGAAATAGGTCAAAGAAATTCTTTGAGAAGTATCTCGTTGTCTAGCATGGTAAAGAAAGATGAATAATGCTATATATTAATTTAAGTTCTTTATTTAAAGATGCACCAGGACCAGAAACacttatatttgtgttttttgtttctcttatgctctttcTAAGAATATTGTGAGAAATAGTTTACATATCTGCTTTGGATAATGAGTGTACCAAAATGATGAGATAATTATAAATTAAGAGTGAAATCTATGTTAGTTGATAATTTTCACATTGCATTATCGTCTGGTTGTCGTTTAGATACTGGTTTTTCTCTTCCGTATAATATTGTGTTTGTGATTGTGTTCCATTTTATTTGTCTATGATGCCGTGTTCTTTTCCCACACTTGTCAAGTGACCTAaccaataatatatttttaataaaacacTTGATGAGTAGTGTACTAGTATTATACAAGTATCATATGTCAATAACTCAATATCAACACTCCAACACATCATTAATGATAATTTATGCGATATATTTTGTGCAGCTTATAAGCCCCATTTCGGCTATGTGTTCTCTACAGGAGCCATAATCAATTACAGTGCAAGACTCTAAAGCACTTTTAAGGGAAGTTTATATTTCACATTAATGAATTTAAATAAAAGTGTTTTTAAGTGACTGTAACAGAATTCTCAACTGCTTATTGTATTTGGTGTCAATGTTTAAGTTGGTTACATTGCTTAGTATTATTGTTAACTGCTCTGCACTGTATGATGATAgttcttttatataaaaataaaggtTTGTTTCTAAAAAAAAGTGACTGTAActgaaataaaaaaacacattaaAAGCTATGCATAATGATGAAcaactttattttatttggttATGAAGAATATCTTTTGCAGGAGGCAGATTCCTTTTTAGTGTCTCTAATATTTTCCTATCAAGTCACGTACTTCAGCCATTGAAATCAATAACCTGAATCCTCAATGTGTTTTCCATGGCTATTTGTATCTTGTGTGTATTCTCATCCTGATATGGAGGAAGCATGAGGCATAATGACAGCTCTTAAAATTTATGCACCAATAGCGAGTAACGGACTAACGGTACATGCTTGCTTCCCCCCTTAAACAATGTTTCGTTTTGAAGTTGTGTATGGAAAACATAACATTTTACGAGAGATAGATCTATCAGGATATTGATATTCTTGGCTCGAACATAATTACCTCCGGTAAAGAATGTGTATCTTAGAAGAAAAAAAGCAATTTCCTGCTAAATTATTAATCAACTTGATGTCTATCCACATGTCCCAAAAAAGGAGGATGCTATTCTAAAGCAGTGAACAACTTATCATTTACATGCACCCTTGATTTTCATTTACTAAAATTTAAGAGCAAATATATCTTTATTTGCTCACTTCAAAAGTTAATTCACTTTACGGAACTGTTTCCCCATTTTGAAATCAATGTTGGCTAGCACTATAAATATCAGGACAAAATGAGAGAACTAAACATCATTTTTACGAATAGCTTTACAACTATGATTAAGATGGGTGAAGCTGAGAGCAAGCCATCAATTGAGGTTGTGGTATGTGCTAATTCTATGAACAATACTAGTGCAAACAACCACCAGTCACACCCATCACATTCACCAATCTTAACCAAGATCCATGCTGGCTACTTTTTCATTAGTCTTTCATTTGGTGCACAAGCTTTGCTGTGGAAGAGTTTGAGTGAACGtaacaaggactcacaaacTCTATGGCAAAGTTTTAATTTGATGCCACATGTTGCATTTCTACTACTATGGTCTCTTTCAGTGCTCATTGCAACTACTCTGTCTTTTCTTTACATGCTCAAATGCATCTTCCACTTTGATATGGTGAAGGAGGAGTTTTCACACTGTATTGGAGTGAACTACATGTATGCTCCTTGGATTTCATGGCTTCTCATGCTTCAATCAGCACCAATGATTGTTCCCAGAACTTTTCACTACCAATTTCTCTGCTTGGCCTTTTCATTTGCAATATTGCTGCTTGATGTCAAACTCTATGGACAATGGTTCACAACAGAAAAGAGGTTTCTGTCAGTGGTTGCTAACCCTGTGAGCCATGTTTCAGTTATAGGGAACTTGGTGGCGGCTCAAGTGATAACAGAAATTGGTTGGAAAGAGTGTGGGATTTCAATGTTCTCACTTGGAATGGTTCATTATTTGATTCTGTTTGTGACACTGTATCAACGTTTGACAAGTAGCAACCAGTTTCCCACAGTGCTGAGGCCAGCTTACTTCTTGTTTTTTGCTGCACCAAGCATTGCAAGTTTGGCTTGGAAATCCATCACAGGTGGTTTTCTCATCCCATCAAGGATGCTGTTCTTTCTGTCATTGTTCCTTTTCATGTCTCAGGTAGGTCCCTAACTAACTGCTTCTTTGATTCAAGCTCCACAGTTGATCATTTTATTTGATACTTAGATATCCAAACAGTGCAGTCACCTCTTGATTTCAATTCCTGACTATCAGGAGAATAATCCTGCATTCACCTATTCAAGTATTTTTAGCCATCCAATTTTACTCGAACGGCTTACATTCCGAGTTACTGTTTCAAGTTACTTATTACAATTTAAAATACGTCTGAGAAGTTCAGACTCAGACGGCTAAAAAGGGACAcctaatttttcttttcatctaTCTCTTCATCATGTATCATATCTATTATTTCTCtatcttattttcttttttcaat
This window harbors:
- the LOC130711792 gene encoding S-type anion channel SLAH4-like, producing the protein MIKMGEAESKPSIEVVVCANSMNNTSANNHQSHPSHSPILTKIHAGYFFISLSFGAQALLWKSLSERNKDSQTLWQSFNLMPHVAFLLLWSLSVLIATTLSFLYMLKCIFHFDMVKEEFSHCIGVNYMYAPWISWLLMLQSAPMIVPRTFHYQFLCLAFSFAILLLDVKLYGQWFTTEKRFLSVVANPVSHVSVIGNLVAAQVITEIGWKECGISMFSLGMVHYLILFVTLYQRLTSSNQFPTVLRPAYFLFFAAPSIASLAWKSITGGFLIPSRMLFFLSLFLFMSQACRPNFFKKSMRKLTVTWWVCSFPLTFLGLACAEYSQEVEGSMASALMLVICVVSVLVFISLMLISVLKIERLLLKKAPISNSK